One part of the Arthrobacter sp. EM1 genome encodes these proteins:
- a CDS encoding UTP--glucose-1-phosphate uridylyltransferase, with amino-acid sequence MGGNMIRKAVIPAAGLGTRFLPATKAVPKELLPVVDKPAVQYVVEEAVRAGLEDILMITGRDKGALEDHFDRSPQLERILECKGDVTKLAAVRQASELADLHYLRQGEPLGLGHAVLMAEKHIDNEPFAVLLGDDLIDEREDLLARMIEAQAISGGSVVALMEVDPEQISAYGSAAVDVVPGQDYVRITGMVEKPEQECAPSNLAVIGRYVLHPEIFAELSRTKPGRGCEIQLTDALQSLAVAGSTGNGVFGVIYNGRRFDTGDKFSYIKAVVTIALERDDFGRELRKWMQEIVDISEFSGPSYMSGNSPFSNSGVFASKEASPYG; translated from the coding sequence ATGGGGGGAAACATGATTCGCAAGGCAGTCATTCCGGCGGCAGGGCTGGGGACCCGCTTCCTGCCGGCAACCAAGGCAGTTCCCAAGGAACTGCTGCCGGTGGTGGACAAACCGGCCGTCCAGTACGTCGTCGAAGAGGCGGTAAGGGCCGGACTCGAAGACATCCTGATGATCACAGGCCGGGACAAAGGTGCACTGGAGGATCACTTTGACCGCTCGCCGCAGCTGGAGCGCATCTTGGAATGCAAGGGTGATGTCACGAAACTGGCGGCGGTCCGGCAGGCCTCGGAGCTCGCGGACCTGCACTACCTCCGCCAGGGCGAGCCCCTGGGACTGGGCCACGCGGTGCTTATGGCCGAAAAGCACATTGATAACGAGCCGTTCGCTGTACTGCTCGGAGACGACCTGATCGACGAACGCGAGGACCTCCTGGCGCGCATGATTGAGGCGCAGGCGATCAGCGGAGGATCCGTAGTGGCCCTGATGGAAGTCGACCCGGAGCAGATTTCAGCCTATGGTAGCGCAGCGGTTGACGTTGTGCCGGGCCAGGACTATGTCCGGATCACCGGAATGGTCGAAAAGCCTGAACAGGAATGTGCACCCTCGAATCTCGCCGTGATTGGCCGCTACGTTCTGCACCCGGAGATATTTGCTGAACTGTCACGAACCAAACCGGGACGCGGATGCGAAATCCAACTCACCGATGCCCTGCAATCATTGGCAGTGGCAGGCAGCACAGGCAACGGTGTATTCGGCGTCATCTATAACGGCCGCCGATTCGACACCGGGGATAAATTCAGTTACATCAAAGCGGTGGTCACTATTGCTTTGGAGCGAGATGATTTCGGCCGGGAATTACGCAAATGGATGCAGGAGATCGTCGATATCAGCGAATTTTCCGGACCGTCGTACATGAGCGGTAATTCGCCGTTCTCCAATAGTGGTGTCTTCGCCTCAAAGGAAGCCTCACCCTATGGGTAG
- a CDS encoding SGNH/GDSL hydrolase family protein, producing MGRGAGILRVAGLTGLVATTILTTVMVLTPPVAPPPAADLDRADAYVAQVESRMAQRAEAALDAVTVKVVFPPDRPLRVLLVGDAITLGSSASTEGTRYRSLLAAGLESKGPVELTVLASSATGGTLKTDELAARLPARKAFDLVLVMVGTNEAAKADLAGFTAAYPGLISAVRAASPTAGLLCLGSWGDKKSTAEFDRLAEDACGRNQGRFRPLNGLFQSEKNRWADKKLPDGRATDNFFPSDLGHAAIAKTIQAALRFPDPKGASQSMADQRVH from the coding sequence ATGGGTAGGGGTGCCGGGATACTTCGGGTTGCGGGCCTGACGGGTCTGGTGGCCACCACCATTTTGACGACGGTCATGGTCCTCACCCCACCGGTGGCCCCGCCGCCGGCGGCTGACCTGGATCGGGCGGATGCCTACGTAGCCCAGGTCGAGTCACGAATGGCCCAGCGCGCCGAGGCTGCCCTTGATGCAGTGACAGTCAAGGTGGTTTTCCCGCCGGACCGGCCCTTGCGGGTGCTGCTGGTCGGAGATGCGATTACGCTTGGCTCCTCTGCGTCCACGGAGGGGACTCGCTACCGGTCCCTCCTCGCAGCGGGGCTGGAGTCCAAGGGGCCGGTGGAGTTAACAGTGCTTGCGTCGTCCGCGACGGGGGGGACCCTGAAAACCGATGAGCTTGCCGCGAGGCTCCCCGCCAGGAAGGCGTTCGACCTGGTTCTGGTGATGGTCGGGACTAACGAGGCTGCCAAGGCGGACCTCGCTGGATTTACCGCGGCCTACCCGGGACTGATCTCGGCGGTACGCGCCGCTTCCCCAACGGCCGGGTTGCTCTGCCTGGGTTCGTGGGGAGACAAAAAGTCGACAGCGGAATTCGACCGGCTCGCTGAGGATGCCTGCGGCCGCAACCAAGGGCGGTTCCGGCCCCTGAACGGTCTCTTCCAGTCCGAGAAGAACCGCTGGGCTGACAAAAAGCTGCCCGACGGGCGGGCCACGGACAACTTTTTTCCAAGTGATCTTGGTCACGCCGCCATTGCGAAAACCATCCAGGCGGCACTCAGGTTTCCGGACCCCAAGGGCGCTTCCCAATCGATGGCTGACCAGCGGGTCCATTAA
- a CDS encoding SufS family cysteine desulfurase, with translation MSRTQARRLPALNDDEVLRIRNDFPILSRSVGGRPLVYLDSGATSQNPVSVIDAEREFYEQRNAAVHRGAHQLAVEATESFEDSRETLAAFVGAAAAEIIWTANATEGLNLLSYSFLNASLPGAPSEAARFALGAGDEIVVTEMEHHANLIPWQQLAARTGAVLRFIPVDDAGHLDMAAAAGIINPATRLLAFSHASNVLGTINPVKDLVALARAAGALTVLDACQSAPHLPLDIKDLDVDFAVLSGHKMLGPTGIGVLYGRAELLNALPPFLTGGSMITTVSMERASFLPSPQRFEAGTQKISQAIALAAAANYLTETGLERIHAWESLLGQRLVEGLTGIPGVRVLGPAPGVDRIGLASFDVEGVHAHDVGQFLDSRGIAVRVGHHCAQPLHRRLGVTATTRASTYLYNTTSEVDFLLAAVSEVRAYFGA, from the coding sequence ATGTCACGGACCCAGGCGCGCCGGCTGCCCGCGCTCAACGACGACGAAGTGCTGCGCATCCGCAACGATTTCCCCATCCTCTCCCGCTCCGTTGGCGGGCGTCCGCTGGTGTATCTCGACTCCGGGGCGACATCCCAGAATCCGGTAAGCGTTATCGACGCCGAACGGGAATTCTACGAACAGCGCAACGCCGCAGTCCACCGCGGCGCCCACCAATTGGCCGTCGAAGCGACGGAGTCCTTTGAAGATTCACGGGAAACGCTGGCAGCCTTCGTGGGTGCGGCGGCCGCGGAAATCATCTGGACGGCCAACGCCACCGAAGGGCTGAACCTGCTCAGCTACTCCTTCCTCAACGCCTCCCTGCCGGGTGCGCCCAGCGAGGCGGCCCGGTTCGCGTTGGGCGCCGGTGACGAGATTGTGGTCACGGAAATGGAGCATCACGCGAACCTCATTCCGTGGCAGCAACTTGCCGCACGCACGGGCGCGGTCCTGCGGTTCATTCCGGTTGACGACGCGGGACACCTGGATATGGCCGCCGCAGCCGGAATCATCAATCCTGCTACCCGGCTGCTCGCCTTCAGCCACGCCTCCAACGTCCTTGGCACGATCAACCCGGTCAAAGACCTGGTGGCACTTGCCCGGGCCGCCGGTGCGCTGACTGTCCTGGACGCCTGCCAGTCGGCGCCGCATCTGCCCTTGGACATCAAGGATCTCGACGTCGATTTCGCGGTTTTGTCCGGTCACAAGATGCTCGGGCCAACCGGAATCGGTGTGCTTTACGGCCGGGCAGAACTGCTCAACGCCCTTCCGCCGTTCCTTACCGGCGGCTCCATGATCACTACCGTCTCGATGGAGCGGGCCAGCTTCCTGCCTTCCCCGCAGCGCTTCGAAGCAGGAACGCAGAAGATCTCCCAGGCGATCGCGCTCGCCGCCGCAGCCAACTACCTTACTGAGACCGGGTTGGAGCGCATCCATGCGTGGGAGTCCCTGCTCGGGCAGCGCCTGGTGGAGGGCTTGACCGGCATCCCCGGGGTGCGGGTGCTTGGTCCGGCTCCGGGCGTGGATCGGATAGGCCTCGCGTCCTTCGACGTCGAAGGCGTCCACGCCCACGACGTTGGGCAGTTCCTCGACAGCCGCGGCATCGCGGTGCGGGTGGGCCACCATTGTGCGCAGCCCCTGCACCGCCGTTTGGGCGTAACAGCCACGACCCGGGCCAGTACTTACCTGTACAACACCACCTCGGAAGTGGATTTTTTGCTCGCCGCCGTCAGTGAAGTCCGCGCCTATTTCGGCGCATAA
- the sufU gene encoding Fe-S cluster assembly sulfur transfer protein SufU → MSLEQLYQQIILEHAKLRHGSGLGSAALPPGSTSGQSHQLNPVCGDEITVRLALSHGKVEQLRWDGAGCSISMASASVLTDLAEGMEIEAFREMIGSFRDVLRSRGKLAADPEILGDAAAFEGVSKYAARVKCAMLSWVAAEESLARALPD, encoded by the coding sequence ATGAGCCTTGAACAGCTCTACCAACAAATCATTCTCGAGCACGCGAAACTTCGTCACGGCAGCGGCCTCGGCTCGGCTGCGCTCCCGCCGGGGTCAACGTCGGGCCAGTCGCACCAACTCAACCCGGTGTGCGGGGACGAAATCACCGTGCGCCTGGCCCTTTCCCACGGCAAGGTAGAACAACTGCGCTGGGACGGCGCGGGCTGCTCCATTTCCATGGCTTCAGCCTCGGTGCTCACCGATCTTGCCGAAGGGATGGAAATCGAAGCATTCCGGGAGATGATCGGCAGTTTCCGGGACGTGCTCCGCTCGCGCGGAAAGCTCGCCGCTGATCCGGAAATTCTTGGCGACGCGGCGGCCTTTGAAGGAGTCTCCAAATATGCTGCGCGGGTCAAATGCGCGATGCTCTCCTGGGTTGCCGCGGAGGAGTCCCTGGCCCGGGCGCTGCCTGACTGA
- a CDS encoding UDP-glucose/GDP-mannose dehydrogenase family protein translates to MRISVIGCGYLGAVHAACMAKLGHDVVGIDLDEKKISALAAGKAPFYEPVLDDLLVDLAQSGRLRFTTDIQEARGCEVHFICVGTPQKRGENAADLKFVDAAVHSLAGQLSPGDVVAGKSTVPVGTAARLAEIIKDAEKDAHLAWNPEFLREGHAVSDTLSPDRFVYGVEDGNEDHPAVRVLDHVYETALSTGTPRLITDFATAELVKTAANSFLATKISFINAMAEVCEAAGADVTRLADAIGLDDRIGRKFLNAGIGFGGGCLPKDIRAFMARAGELGADQALTFLREVDAINMRRRTRVVEVTRELCGGTLMGQRIAVLGAAFKPESDDVRDSPALSAAAQLQLQGAVVTVTDPQALSNAAKRFPELQMESDLESTLQHADAVLLLTEWKEYRDLDPHTTGALVASRRILDGRNVLDPAKWRAAGWTYRGMGRP, encoded by the coding sequence ATGCGAATTTCCGTTATCGGCTGCGGCTATCTGGGAGCCGTCCATGCCGCCTGTATGGCCAAGCTCGGGCACGATGTTGTGGGAATCGATCTCGACGAGAAAAAGATCTCCGCACTGGCCGCAGGCAAGGCACCGTTTTATGAGCCGGTACTCGATGATCTCCTTGTTGATCTTGCCCAGTCGGGCCGCTTGCGGTTCACCACGGATATACAAGAGGCACGCGGCTGCGAGGTGCACTTCATCTGCGTCGGAACGCCACAAAAGCGCGGTGAGAACGCCGCGGACCTTAAGTTCGTCGATGCTGCCGTACATTCGCTCGCGGGCCAGCTGAGCCCCGGCGATGTGGTGGCCGGGAAGTCCACCGTCCCGGTCGGGACCGCTGCCCGTCTGGCGGAAATCATCAAGGATGCGGAAAAGGACGCACATCTCGCGTGGAACCCGGAGTTCCTCCGTGAGGGCCACGCCGTATCAGATACCCTGAGCCCGGACCGCTTCGTCTACGGCGTCGAGGACGGCAACGAAGACCACCCCGCCGTCAGGGTGCTGGATCACGTCTACGAGACGGCGCTCTCCACCGGAACACCGAGGCTGATAACGGATTTTGCCACGGCTGAGCTGGTCAAGACGGCCGCCAACTCGTTCCTGGCAACCAAGATTTCATTTATCAACGCCATGGCCGAGGTGTGTGAGGCCGCCGGGGCCGATGTTACCCGGCTGGCCGATGCCATCGGCCTGGATGACCGGATCGGCCGGAAGTTCCTGAACGCCGGCATCGGCTTCGGCGGAGGCTGCCTGCCAAAGGACATCAGGGCTTTTATGGCCAGGGCCGGCGAACTCGGGGCGGACCAGGCCTTGACGTTTCTGCGCGAAGTGGACGCCATCAACATGCGGCGCCGAACCCGCGTTGTGGAAGTCACCCGCGAACTTTGCGGCGGCACCCTGATGGGCCAGCGCATCGCAGTGCTCGGTGCCGCGTTCAAGCCGGAGAGTGATGATGTCCGGGATTCTCCGGCGCTGAGCGCCGCCGCGCAGCTGCAACTCCAGGGCGCAGTGGTGACCGTGACCGATCCCCAGGCGTTGTCGAATGCCGCCAAGCGGTTCCCGGAACTGCAAATGGAGTCTGATCTTGAATCCACCCTCCAGCATGCCGACGCAGTGCTGCTGCTCACTGAATGGAAGGAATACCGGGACCTGGACCCGCACACGACCGGCGCACTGGTCGCCTCGCGCCGGATACTCGACGGGCGGAACGTCCTGGACCCTGCCAAATGGCGCGCTGCCGGGTGGACGTACCGCGGAATGGGCCGCCCTTAG
- a CDS encoding VanZ family protein, giving the protein MPSKRLAKRELFAYLAVLALIAFWPSPVDAPAAGLLARVLRKLHSWGAPQWINYDLAESVANILLFVPLGVLLVWILGRSCWWVAAPAALITSGAIELGQFLFLPARFPTFSDVIANTAGGVLGGALSYLLWHKIGPGARRLPSLRRDRGSARPDRSAP; this is encoded by the coding sequence ATGCCATCCAAGCGGCTGGCCAAGCGGGAACTGTTCGCGTATCTCGCCGTGTTGGCCCTGATCGCATTCTGGCCCTCCCCGGTCGATGCCCCGGCCGCGGGCCTCCTCGCGCGGGTATTGCGTAAGCTCCACAGCTGGGGAGCGCCGCAGTGGATCAACTACGACCTTGCCGAGAGCGTTGCCAACATCCTGCTGTTTGTCCCGCTCGGAGTGCTGCTGGTATGGATCCTCGGACGCAGTTGCTGGTGGGTCGCCGCGCCCGCCGCATTGATCACCTCGGGGGCCATCGAACTCGGCCAGTTCCTCTTCCTGCCCGCCAGGTTCCCGACATTCTCCGATGTCATCGCCAACACCGCCGGAGGAGTCCTTGGCGGCGCCCTTAGCTACCTGCTCTGGCACAAAATCGGTCCCGGCGCGCGCCGTCTGCCTTCCCTGCGGCGCGATCGGGGCAGCGCTCGCCCGGACCGCTCCGCCCCCTGA
- a CDS encoding DUF2505 domain-containing protein encodes MALSASTTLPHSVESVTAVFVNQDFLRHTSELVGGTLESFTVDGDTAGAFSTTTVRTIPTTRMPDIARKFVGETLKVTQLEAWDAPAADGSRLSNITLKVSGAPLDVKAVQRLVADGGGTRIELDGTVTSSVPFLGGKIAEAAEPMVGKALNIQSTQARAWLESH; translated from the coding sequence ATGGCATTGAGCGCATCCACTACCCTTCCGCACAGCGTCGAGAGCGTCACAGCTGTGTTCGTGAACCAGGACTTCCTGCGCCACACAAGTGAACTTGTCGGCGGCACCCTTGAGTCGTTCACCGTGGACGGTGACACCGCCGGCGCCTTCAGCACCACTACGGTCCGGACCATCCCGACCACCCGGATGCCGGATATTGCCCGGAAGTTCGTTGGCGAAACCTTGAAGGTGACGCAGCTGGAGGCCTGGGACGCCCCCGCGGCCGATGGGTCCCGGTTGAGCAACATCACCTTGAAAGTCTCCGGCGCGCCGTTGGACGTTAAGGCCGTCCAGCGGCTCGTCGCCGACGGCGGCGGCACCCGGATCGAGCTGGACGGAACAGTCACGTCCTCGGTCCCGTTCCTGGGCGGCAAGATCGCCGAGGCGGCCGAGCCGATGGTGGGCAAAGCTCTTAATATCCAGTCCACCCAGGCCCGGGCCTGGCTCGAAAGCCACTAG
- a CDS encoding SDR family oxidoreductase — protein MTGMPENQQKTPAPITAAKTVLVTGATGYIGGRLVPRLLEAGHRVKVLVRTPAKIAGVPWLADVEVIQSSLDDGAALRAALEGVDVFYYLVHSMAGGAGFEAKEKAMARTAAQAAVEAGVDRIVYLGGLHPSDVELSTHMRSREAVGQVFLDSPVDAVVFQAGVVIGSGSASFEMIRHLSEALPVMPAPSWVRNKIEAIAVRDVLHYLLGAASLKGPVNRTFDIGCRQVLSYAGMMQEYAAEAGLPKRFVLALPVPAPKLAGMWVALTTPIPLSMSLPLVESLQHDAVSREHDIDAVIPQPDGGLTDFRSAVSLALGRERDGQVTTVWSNAGADADPLPSDPDWAGHRVYLDDRTFSSDVAPQHVWTIIEGIGGKNGWYSMPLAWSVRGWIDSVTGGAGLSRGRRHPHLLAEGEAVDWWRAERVERGSLLRLRAEMKVPGRAWLELSVEQEGTGSRYRQRAIFFPKGLSGRLYWLAVLPFHSLIFPAMSRNITAAAKALQDEESKPASHTA, from the coding sequence ATGACCGGCATGCCCGAAAACCAGCAGAAGACACCCGCGCCAATCACCGCTGCGAAGACGGTGCTGGTCACCGGTGCGACCGGCTATATCGGCGGCCGGCTGGTCCCCCGGCTGCTGGAAGCCGGTCACAGGGTGAAGGTCCTGGTCCGGACCCCGGCCAAAATCGCCGGCGTGCCGTGGCTGGCCGACGTCGAGGTCATCCAAAGCAGTCTTGACGACGGCGCTGCGCTGCGCGCTGCGCTGGAGGGCGTCGACGTGTTCTATTACCTCGTGCACTCAATGGCCGGCGGTGCGGGTTTCGAAGCCAAAGAAAAAGCGATGGCCCGGACCGCTGCGCAGGCCGCGGTCGAGGCCGGCGTGGACCGGATCGTCTACCTCGGCGGCCTGCACCCTTCCGACGTCGAGCTGTCCACCCACATGAGGTCCCGCGAGGCGGTAGGCCAGGTTTTCCTCGACAGTCCGGTTGACGCCGTCGTTTTTCAGGCAGGCGTTGTGATCGGCTCCGGTTCGGCGTCCTTCGAGATGATCCGCCACCTGTCCGAGGCGCTTCCGGTGATGCCCGCCCCGAGCTGGGTGCGCAACAAAATCGAAGCGATCGCCGTACGCGACGTGCTGCACTACCTGCTCGGGGCGGCTTCGCTCAAGGGCCCGGTCAACCGGACCTTCGACATCGGTTGCCGGCAGGTCCTCAGCTACGCGGGCATGATGCAGGAATACGCCGCCGAAGCCGGTCTGCCCAAGCGGTTTGTCCTGGCGTTGCCGGTTCCCGCGCCCAAGCTCGCCGGCATGTGGGTAGCGTTGACCACACCCATTCCGTTGTCGATGTCGCTGCCGCTGGTGGAATCGCTGCAACACGACGCAGTCTCCCGGGAACACGACATCGACGCCGTCATCCCGCAGCCCGACGGCGGACTAACCGACTTCCGCTCAGCCGTGTCGCTGGCGTTGGGACGGGAGCGCGACGGCCAGGTGACCACCGTGTGGTCCAACGCCGGGGCCGACGCGGACCCGCTGCCCAGTGACCCTGATTGGGCCGGCCACCGTGTGTACCTTGATGACCGCACCTTCAGCAGCGACGTGGCCCCACAGCATGTCTGGACCATCATCGAGGGCATCGGCGGTAAAAACGGCTGGTACTCCATGCCCTTGGCCTGGAGTGTCCGGGGCTGGATCGACAGCGTCACCGGCGGCGCCGGGCTCAGCCGCGGGCGCCGGCACCCCCACCTGCTGGCCGAAGGCGAAGCGGTTGACTGGTGGCGGGCCGAGCGGGTTGAACGCGGCAGCCTCCTGCGGCTCCGGGCGGAAATGAAAGTCCCGGGACGTGCCTGGCTGGAGCTCTCGGTGGAGCAGGAGGGAACCGGGAGCCGTTACCGGCAGCGGGCGATCTTCTTCCCGAAAGGTCTCAGCGGGCGGCTGTACTGGCTCGCGGTACTGCCGTTCCACAGCCTGATCTTTCCTGCCATGTCGCGAAACATCACGGCCGCGGCAAAGGCTCTCCAGGATGAGGAATCGAAGCCGGCAAGTCACACCGCGTAG